The following proteins are encoded in a genomic region of Acidobacteriota bacterium:
- a CDS encoding DUF4198 domain-containing protein: protein MRNAVSAFVLLMSLSLNTFGHEYWLECDNFFLRVNESTDLRLFVGLALKKDAEKPYEAAKTDSFQMFSGGESFDVRPLAEDQRSPVLKFASDRSATYLVSMERNPSYIKLDAAKFEDYLREDGMEYVIAERKRLGESAKEGRERYSRYIKTLIQVGDSRTGSAKTRVGSRIEIVPLENPYSKKVGDDLKLQVYFSGFPLAERAVYADNRDGENYSSRKFTTDKDGKFTIKLTNKGVWLIRLVHMQRCSRNCSNADWESFWGTLSFGLK from the coding sequence ATGAGAAATGCAGTCAGTGCATTTGTTTTATTGATGTCGCTCAGTCTGAACACATTCGGGCACGAATACTGGCTCGAATGTGACAATTTCTTTCTGCGCGTCAATGAAAGCACAGATCTGCGGCTGTTTGTCGGTTTGGCGTTAAAGAAGGATGCGGAAAAGCCCTACGAGGCCGCCAAGACAGATTCGTTTCAGATGTTTTCGGGAGGCGAGAGCTTTGATGTGCGGCCGCTAGCCGAGGATCAAAGATCGCCGGTCCTTAAATTTGCTTCCGATCGCTCGGCAACGTATTTAGTATCGATGGAGCGAAACCCGTCATATATTAAACTGGACGCCGCCAAATTCGAAGATTATCTCCGCGAAGACGGTATGGAATACGTCATCGCCGAACGCAAACGGCTCGGCGAATCTGCAAAAGAAGGCCGCGAGCGGTATTCGCGGTACATAAAAACGCTGATACAGGTCGGCGACAGCCGCACCGGTTCTGCCAAAACACGTGTCGGATCAAGGATCGAGATCGTCCCGCTCGAAAATCCGTATTCCAAGAAGGTCGGCGACGATCTGAAGCTGCAGGTCTATTTCTCGGGTTTTCCGCTCGCCGAACGGGCCGTTTATGCCGACAACCGCGATGGCGAAAATTACTCATCCCGGAAATTCACCACCGACAAAGATGGCAAATTCACGATAAAGCTAACGAATAAAGGCGTCTGGCTCATTCGCCTTGTTCATATGCAGCGGTGTTCCCGGAACTGCTCAAATGCCGATTGGGAAAGCTTCTGGGGCACTTTGAGTTTTGGTTTGAAATAA
- a CDS encoding CTP synthase, with the protein MTKYIFVTGGVVSSLGKGLAASSIGCLLEARGLTVQMMKLDPYINVDPGTMSPFQHGEVYVTDDGAETDLDLGHYERFTHAKLSQANNWTSGRIYLSVIEKERRGDYLGKTIQVIPHITDEIKMAVRKVAEMHEPDILIVEIGGTVGDIESLPFMEAIRQMGNEEGRNNAIFIHVTLVPYIAAAGELKTKPTQHSVRELREIGISPDILLCRSDRPLPADLRKKIGLFCNVQENAVISALDVPSIYEVPLAFHEQALDDLIVANLHLTEQFPHADLTKWRELVSTIKDPSGGAVKIAIVGKYVELEDSYKSLREALTHAGVANNLRVNVNWIESENLMKEGYENELQDFDAILVPGGFGKRGIGGMLRAIKYARKSGTPYFGICLGMQTACIEFARSVCGLRDADSTEFNEETPFPIIFKLRDLVDVEELGGTMRLGEWACRLKDGSLAQSIYHGATEIGERHRHRYEFNPEYRDALEREGLVFSGVSPDGKFVEMVELPRETHPYFVACQFHPEYKSKPLDAHPLFVSFVEAAWQNRLRSENLEHDVTSDAAVEMPERSEVDTEEFEAENG; encoded by the coding sequence ATGACTAAATACATTTTCGTAACGGGCGGTGTGGTTTCGAGTTTGGGTAAAGGGCTGGCGGCGAGTTCGATCGGGTGCTTGCTCGAGGCTCGGGGGCTGACGGTGCAGATGATGAAGCTTGACCCGTATATTAATGTCGATCCGGGCACGATGTCGCCTTTTCAGCACGGTGAGGTCTATGTCACCGACGACGGAGCCGAGACCGATCTCGACCTTGGCCATTACGAGCGGTTCACGCACGCTAAACTCTCGCAGGCAAACAATTGGACCAGCGGCCGTATCTATCTATCGGTGATCGAAAAAGAACGCCGCGGCGATTATCTCGGCAAGACGATCCAGGTCATTCCGCATATCACGGACGAGATCAAAATGGCCGTTCGTAAAGTCGCTGAAATGCACGAGCCCGACATCCTGATCGTTGAGATCGGCGGGACCGTCGGTGACATTGAGTCGCTGCCGTTCATGGAAGCGATCCGCCAAATGGGCAATGAAGAGGGCCGCAACAACGCGATATTTATCCATGTGACGCTCGTTCCATACATCGCCGCAGCCGGGGAGCTCAAGACCAAACCGACACAGCACAGCGTTCGCGAACTCCGCGAGATCGGTATCTCGCCGGACATTCTGCTCTGCCGCTCCGATCGGCCGCTGCCGGCGGATCTGCGTAAGAAGATCGGCCTGTTCTGTAACGTCCAGGAGAATGCAGTTATCTCAGCGCTCGATGTGCCGTCCATCTATGAGGTGCCGCTCGCATTTCATGAGCAGGCACTCGACGATCTGATCGTCGCGAATCTGCATCTGACCGAGCAATTTCCGCACGCCGATCTGACAAAGTGGCGCGAACTCGTTTCGACGATCAAAGACCCGAGCGGCGGTGCGGTCAAGATCGCTATCGTCGGCAAATATGTCGAACTCGAGGACAGCTATAAATCGCTCCGCGAGGCACTGACGCACGCCGGCGTCGCCAACAATCTGCGAGTAAACGTCAATTGGATCGAATCGGAAAACCTGATGAAGGAAGGTTACGAGAACGAGCTGCAGGATTTTGACGCGATCCTTGTGCCCGGCGGATTTGGCAAACGCGGCATCGGCGGGATGCTTAGGGCGATAAAATACGCCCGCAAATCGGGGACGCCGTATTTCGGTATTTGTTTGGGAATGCAGACGGCGTGCATCGAGTTTGCCCGCAGTGTGTGTGGTCTTCGCGATGCTGATTCGACCGAATTTAACGAGGAAACTCCTTTCCCGATAATCTTCAAACTCCGCGACCTTGTTGACGTCGAAGAACTCGGCGGCACAATGCGTCTGGGCGAATGGGCATGCCGGCTAAAAGATGGTTCGCTGGCTCAGTCGATCTATCACGGAGCGACAGAGATCGGCGAACGGCATCGTCATCGTTACGAATTCAATCCCGAGTACCGCGACGCTCTCGAACGAGAAGGCCTTGTTTTCAGCGGTGTTTCACCGGACGGCAAGTTCGTCGAAATGGTCGAATTGCCGCGCGAGACGCATCCGTATTTTGTTGCGTGCCAGTTTCATCCTGAATATAAATCAAAACCGCTAGATGCACATCCGCTGTTTGTCTCGTTTGTCGAAGCTGCCTGGCAGAATCGGCTTCGCAGCGAAAATCTCGAACACGATGTGACCAGCGACGCAGCGGTCGAAATGCCCGAACGCTCTGAGGTGGATACGGAGGAATTCGAGGCGGAGAACGGATAG
- a CDS encoding HAD hydrolase family protein, whose amino-acid sequence MTVQKTEGLIDRTKAVTLLLMDCDGVLTDGRLYFGSTGEELKVFHARDGEGIVAWIKAGFRSGIISGRNSPIVEMRAKQLGIEFVKQGRKDKAAALAEILAESGASSEETAFIGDDTPDIQVFERVGFSAAVHDAHETVRLNADYVTDIDGGRGAVREVIDLLLEAKDR is encoded by the coding sequence ATGACTGTCCAAAAAACTGAAGGCCTGATCGATCGTACAAAAGCGGTAACACTGTTATTAATGGACTGTGACGGCGTCCTGACAGACGGGCGGCTCTATTTTGGATCGACAGGCGAAGAACTCAAGGTATTTCATGCCCGTGACGGCGAAGGGATCGTCGCGTGGATCAAAGCCGGTTTTCGCTCTGGCATAATATCGGGCCGGAATTCACCGATCGTTGAAATGCGTGCTAAACAGCTCGGCATCGAATTCGTAAAACAGGGCCGCAAAGACAAAGCCGCCGCTCTCGCGGAGATATTGGCTGAATCCGGAGCCTCGTCCGAAGAAACCGCATTCATCGGCGACGATACTCCCGACATTCAGGTTTTCGAACGAGTCGGATTTTCCGCCGCGGTTCACGATGCCCACGAAACCGTCCGGCTAAACGCCGACTACGTGACCGACATAGACGGCGGACGCGGTGCGGTTCGCGAAGTGATCGATCTGCTCCTGGAAGCGAAAGATCGTTGA
- a CDS encoding class I SAM-dependent methyltransferase has product MDTQEFLYDSVPYPSFTFPQTHPDRLASIAAYYGLDAAPPYDCRVLELGCGDGTNLLSMAYALPASRFVGIDLSSVHIDDAKHAAGSLSLANIEFRQEDVVKLNTEELGEFDFIIAHGLYSWVPDFVREAVLTIYEECLASHGIGYISYNAYPGCYLRDMTRGMMRFHAGDVADPLEKVEHGKSVLRFVSEAAESDSIYQTMLKLELGQIEERSVQNVFHDDFADINQPFYLHEFVRQIEGKGLQYISDADPVAMNTGDLPAEARKSLNALGDDLIKLEQYLDFVKCRRFRSSLICRSGLSLNRDQQPSILNGLLVASHVESEGSMDEIANPVPMKFIGPNGASLEINHPLTKASLIHLRSIWSRSIAFPELMIEAKRSLIGFDDSTFEDESERAAAFLIQLYGAGFVKFHKHTPNFAHGASEFPTASKFARWQISRGSKSVTTLSGLNLEPEFEAVRTLISLLDGTRDRTMLFNEMKEMFDVPSDQRSAFEAQLPEMIGSNLTKLAESGLLER; this is encoded by the coding sequence ATGGATACACAAGAGTTCCTTTACGATTCGGTTCCCTATCCAAGTTTCACCTTCCCGCAAACCCATCCGGACCGCCTCGCGTCGATCGCCGCATACTATGGACTTGATGCCGCTCCGCCGTACGATTGCCGCGTGCTCGAACTTGGCTGTGGTGACGGTACGAATCTTCTATCAATGGCATACGCCTTGCCGGCCAGCCGATTTGTCGGGATCGACCTGTCCTCGGTGCATATAGATGACGCAAAGCATGCGGCTGGATCGTTAAGCCTAGCAAACATCGAATTTCGTCAAGAGGACGTCGTGAAGCTCAACACCGAGGAATTGGGCGAATTTGATTTCATCATCGCTCACGGGCTTTATTCTTGGGTGCCGGATTTTGTTCGTGAGGCCGTGCTAACAATATATGAGGAATGCCTTGCTTCCCACGGTATCGGTTATATCAGCTACAACGCCTACCCTGGCTGTTACCTGAGAGATATGACGCGAGGAATGATGCGGTTTCACGCAGGGGATGTTGCCGATCCTCTCGAAAAGGTCGAACACGGCAAGTCGGTGCTGCGTTTTGTCAGCGAAGCGGCCGAAAGCGATTCGATCTACCAGACGATGCTCAAACTAGAACTTGGCCAGATCGAAGAGCGTTCGGTCCAAAACGTATTTCACGACGATTTTGCTGACATAAATCAGCCGTTTTACCTTCATGAGTTTGTCAGACAGATCGAAGGGAAAGGCTTGCAGTACATATCCGATGCCGATCCGGTCGCGATGAACACAGGCGACCTTCCCGCTGAGGCACGGAAATCTCTTAACGCATTGGGAGACGACCTGATAAAGCTCGAACAATATCTCGATTTTGTTAAGTGCCGCCGTTTCAGATCTTCATTGATATGCCGTTCCGGTCTATCCCTGAACCGTGATCAGCAACCAAGCATACTTAATGGACTGCTCGTTGCCTCTCATGTCGAGTCAGAAGGCTCGATGGACGAAATTGCGAACCCCGTACCAATGAAGTTCATCGGGCCAAACGGAGCCTCCCTTGAGATCAATCATCCGCTGACAAAAGCATCACTCATTCATTTGAGAAGCATCTGGTCAAGGTCAATTGCATTTCCGGAATTGATGATCGAAGCAAAAAGATCGCTTATCGGGTTTGACGACTCAACATTCGAGGACGAATCAGAACGGGCTGCTGCGTTTTTGATCCAGCTTTACGGAGCGGGATTTGTCAAATTCCACAAACATACGCCGAATTTTGCTCACGGAGCGTCCGAATTCCCGACCGCCAGCAAATTCGCTCGATGGCAGATCTCACGAGGTTCAAAAAGTGTCACGACGCTCAGCGGCCTCAACCTAGAACCCGAATTCGAAGCAGTCCGTACACTCATCTCACTGCTCGACGGCACGAGAGATCGAACGATGTTGTTCAATGAAATGAAAGAGATGTTTGACGTTCCTTCCGATCAAAGAAGTGCCTTCGAGGCCCAATTACCCGAAATGATCGGATCTAATCTCACAAAACTCGCGGAATCCGGCCTATTAGAGAGGTAG
- the kdsA gene encoding 3-deoxy-8-phosphooctulonate synthase — translation MQVFDVSNVRFGDGRLAFILGPCVVESAKHALFMAQEIKDICTNVGVDLVYKSSFDKANRSSIESFRGGGMEFGLEVLAQVRHEVEVPVITDVHEPWQCEKAAEVVDMLQIPAFLCRQTDLLVAAAKTEKAVNVKKGQFLAPWDCKNIVDKLNEAGCEKILLTERGASFGYNNLVVDLRSFPIMRGFGVPVVFDVTHSLQLPGGLGKATDGQGQYIENFARAGVACGVDAVFMEVHDNPSKAPSDGPNQLPLSRLEDLLMKLVQIHDITNS, via the coding sequence ATGCAGGTATTTGATGTAAGTAATGTGCGATTCGGCGACGGGCGGCTGGCTTTTATTCTGGGGCCATGTGTGGTCGAGTCGGCTAAGCACGCGTTGTTTATGGCGCAGGAGATCAAGGACATTTGTACGAATGTCGGCGTCGATCTTGTCTATAAATCTTCGTTTGATAAGGCGAACCGGAGTTCGATCGAGAGTTTTCGGGGCGGCGGGATGGAGTTTGGGCTTGAAGTGTTGGCTCAGGTGAGGCACGAGGTCGAGGTTCCGGTGATTACCGATGTCCATGAACCGTGGCAGTGTGAAAAGGCCGCCGAGGTCGTCGACATGCTGCAGATCCCGGCGTTTTTGTGTCGTCAGACCGATCTGCTTGTGGCGGCAGCTAAAACAGAAAAGGCTGTAAATGTTAAAAAAGGTCAGTTTCTCGCTCCGTGGGACTGTAAGAATATCGTTGATAAACTGAACGAAGCCGGCTGTGAAAAGATACTGCTCACCGAACGCGGAGCGAGTTTCGGTTATAATAATTTGGTCGTTGATCTCCGATCTTTTCCGATAATGCGTGGGTTTGGCGTACCGGTGGTCTTCGACGTGACGCACTCGCTGCAATTGCCGGGCGGACTTGGCAAGGCAACCGACGGGCAAGGGCAATACATCGAAAACTTTGCTCGTGCGGGTGTTGCCTGCGGAGTTGATGCCGTTTTTATGGAAGTCCATGACAACCCGTCAAAGGCTCCGAGCGACGGCCCAAACCAATTGCCGCTCAGCCGGCTCGAGGATCTCTTAATGAAACTCGTACAGATCCATGACATCACGAATTCGTAG